The following are encoded together in the Chloroflexota bacterium genome:
- a CDS encoding CoA-acylating methylmalonate-semialdehyde dehydrogenase yields MGAEVRRLSNWINGEWVESASANRLDADNPATGEVIASVPLSTEAEIDAAVETAKAAFPAWRDTPAVDRGRVLFRLHSLMRDRFEELSRTVTIENGKTLEEARGEVLRAVENVEVAAGIPTLQQGSFSSDISAAIDEHSIREPLGVFAQIGPFNFPAMVPFWFGPLAVACGNTFVTKPSQKTPLSQTLLTELTAEAGFPPGVMNLVHGEGEQAQALSAHPDVMGVSFVGSTPVARAVYETATRHGKRAQCQGGAKNHLVVLPDADLDAAIPNILGSTYGCAGQRCLAGSVVVTVGDVREELTERLVEATSSIRLGDGLDPDTGMGPVISAESRDRAFAYIDQAIEDGAEMLLDGRGATVEELPGGYWVGATVLHEVTPDMPVVRDEIFGPVVSLMHADTLQDAIDMVEASPFGNAATLYTNSGGAAREFTRQVNVGNVGINVGVAAPMAFYPFGGRKQSFFGDIHAQSTELVRFYTDPKVVITRWPGKTDGRDPWD; encoded by the coding sequence ATGGGCGCTGAGGTCAGGCGGCTGAGCAACTGGATCAACGGCGAGTGGGTGGAGTCGGCCAGCGCCAATCGCCTCGACGCCGACAATCCGGCGACGGGCGAGGTGATCGCCAGCGTGCCGCTGTCGACCGAGGCCGAGATCGACGCGGCCGTGGAGACGGCGAAGGCGGCCTTCCCGGCCTGGCGCGACACTCCGGCGGTCGATCGCGGACGGGTGCTGTTTCGGCTGCATTCGCTCATGCGGGATCGGTTCGAGGAGCTTTCCCGCACCGTGACCATCGAAAACGGCAAGACGCTGGAAGAGGCCCGCGGCGAGGTCCTGCGGGCCGTCGAAAACGTCGAGGTGGCGGCGGGTATCCCAACCTTGCAGCAGGGTTCGTTCTCGAGCGACATCTCGGCGGCCATCGACGAGCACTCGATCCGCGAGCCGCTCGGCGTGTTCGCCCAGATCGGACCCTTCAACTTCCCGGCCATGGTGCCCTTCTGGTTCGGCCCACTGGCGGTGGCCTGCGGCAACACCTTCGTGACCAAGCCCTCGCAGAAGACGCCGCTGAGCCAGACGTTGCTTACGGAGCTCACGGCCGAAGCGGGATTCCCGCCCGGCGTGATGAACCTGGTGCACGGCGAAGGCGAGCAGGCGCAAGCGTTGAGCGCTCATCCCGACGTGATGGGGGTGTCCTTCGTCGGCTCGACGCCGGTGGCGCGGGCGGTGTACGAAACCGCCACGCGGCACGGCAAGCGGGCACAGTGCCAAGGCGGGGCAAAGAACCACCTGGTGGTGCTGCCGGACGCCGACCTGGACGCCGCAATTCCCAATATCTTGGGCTCGACCTATGGCTGCGCCGGGCAGCGGTGCCTGGCCGGATCGGTGGTGGTGACGGTTGGCGACGTGCGCGAGGAGCTGACGGAGCGGCTGGTTGAGGCAACCTCGTCGATTCGTCTGGGTGACGGGCTCGATCCGGACACCGGCATGGGCCCGGTGATTTCGGCCGAGTCGCGCGACCGCGCGTTCGCCTACATCGATCAAGCGATCGAGGACGGTGCTGAGATGCTGCTGGATGGGCGCGGCGCGACGGTCGAGGAGCTGCCGGGCGGCTACTGGGTGGGCGCGACGGTGCTGCACGAGGTGACGCCCGACATGCCCGTGGTGCGCGACGAGATCTTTGGGCCGGTGGTGAGCCTGATGCACGCCGACACGCTGCAGGACGCCATCGACATGGTGGAAGCCAGCCCCTTCGGCAACGCGGCCACGCTCTACACCAACAGCGGCGGCGCGGCGCGGGAGTTCACGCGGCAGGTCAACGTCGGCAATGTCGGCATCAACGTTGGCGTGGCGGCCCCGATGGCCTTCTATCCCTTCGGCGGGCGCAAGCAGTCGTTCTTCGGCGACATCCACGCCCAGTCCACCGAGCTGGTGCGGTTTTACACCGACCCGAAGGTCGTGATCACGCGCTGGCCGGGCAAGACGGACGGCCGGGACCCATGGGACTGA
- a CDS encoding O-methyltransferase, with product MAHEYRHSGERHIRDSAYLERIHPDIGPVLLGMEAEADRDGLPITERPSTRLLSLVVRAMGARRALEIGTNIGYSAIAIASALAEGGELVTLDIDEEMHARARVNADRAGVGDRVTLVTGPALETLAGIEGPFDFAYIDADKGSYPQYLDAVVERLRPGGVVALDNLLWLGQAAHEPEDSDFHRASTPIIRAFNKAFLADARLDSTIVQVGDGIGLGIKRPSVD from the coding sequence ATGGCGCATGAGTACCGCCACTCCGGCGAGCGGCACATTCGCGACAGCGCCTACCTGGAGCGCATCCACCCGGACATCGGCCCCGTGCTGCTGGGCATGGAGGCCGAGGCCGACCGCGACGGCCTGCCGATCACGGAACGGCCGAGCACGCGCCTGCTGTCGCTGGTCGTGCGCGCGATGGGCGCACGGCGCGCGCTCGAGATCGGCACGAACATCGGCTACTCGGCCATCGCCATCGCCTCGGCCCTGGCGGAAGGCGGCGAGCTGGTCACGCTGGACATCGACGAGGAAATGCACGCGCGGGCGCGCGTCAATGCGGACCGCGCCGGCGTGGGCGACCGGGTGACGCTGGTCACCGGCCCGGCGCTGGAGACGCTCGCCGGGATCGAGGGACCGTTCGATTTCGCCTACATCGACGCCGACAAGGGCTCGTATCCGCAATACCTCGACGCCGTCGTGGAGCGGCTGCGGCCCGGCGGCGTTGTGGCGCTGGACAATCTGCTGTGGCTGGGCCAGGCGGCGCACGAGCCGGAGGACAGCGACTTCCACCGCGCGTCGACGCCAATCATCCGCGCGTTCAACAAGGCCTTTCTGGCCGACGCGCGGCTCGACTCGACCATCGTGCAGGTCGGCGACGGCATCGGGCTGGGAATCAAACGACCGTCTGTTGACTGA
- a CDS encoding aldolase/citrate lyase family protein has protein sequence MLTNRAKQRLESGKVALGVSCGFGAPFLAEVLARAGFDWVMVDNQHGMWDRQSSSLAMMGVRAGGSTPMVRAPENDYYAIGRLLDEGALGVIVPMVDNREEAERVVQACRYPPIGSRSDGVSGASVYGPGYRERANDEILVAIQLESREAIENADAIMSVPGIDACWLGPADLANSLGHARNTPEHDAAVNEMIAACKRHGKAAGIAAGSVEQVEKWVAAGCTFVSAGGDKIYVGTSAAAEFNALASLRE, from the coding sequence ATGCTGACCAATCGCGCGAAGCAACGGCTCGAGAGCGGCAAGGTAGCGCTCGGCGTGAGCTGCGGCTTCGGCGCGCCGTTTCTCGCCGAAGTGCTGGCGCGCGCGGGGTTCGACTGGGTCATGGTGGACAACCAGCACGGCATGTGGGACCGGCAGTCCTCGTCCCTCGCCATGATGGGCGTGCGGGCCGGCGGATCGACGCCCATGGTGCGCGCGCCCGAAAACGACTACTACGCCATCGGCCGGCTGCTCGACGAGGGCGCGCTTGGCGTGATCGTACCGATGGTCGACAACCGTGAGGAGGCCGAGCGGGTGGTCCAGGCCTGCCGCTATCCGCCCATCGGCAGCCGCTCGGACGGCGTGAGCGGTGCGAGCGTCTACGGCCCCGGCTATCGCGAGCGGGCCAACGACGAAATCCTGGTGGCGATCCAGCTCGAGTCGCGCGAGGCCATCGAAAACGCCGACGCGATCATGTCGGTGCCGGGCATCGACGCCTGTTGGCTCGGGCCGGCCGACCTGGCGAACTCGCTCGGCCACGCGCGCAACACGCCCGAGCACGACGCGGCGGTGAACGAAATGATCGCGGCCTGCAAGCGCCACGGAAAAGCCGCGGGCATCGCCGCGGGCAGCGTGGAGCAGGTGGAAAAGTGGGTGGCGGCCGGCTGCACCTTCGTCAGCGCCGGCGGCGACAAGATCTATGTAGGAACCAGCGCGGCGGCGGAGTTCAACGCGCTGGCGAGCTTGCGGGAGTAG
- a CDS encoding aldolase/citrate lyase family protein, with the protein MARIDSLTNPVKAKLRRGAVALGVGVALGSPNIVELLARQGFDWILIDNQHGTWGRESTSAAFMAARAGGAVPIPRVLSSEYTAIGHLLDEGCTGIVVPMVDSPEEAEQVVHACKYPPAGGRSLGAAGAIAQWPEYMNRINDELLIMVQIESKQAAEAADEIMAVDGVDGTWVGPADLAASIGHEQGSTEHTDCVVGVFDACRNQGKIPGISAGPPDSAKRWIEHGARFVTLGADVLYVLQGAQAELEAFGREPGLGDWS; encoded by the coding sequence ATGGCACGCATCGACTCATTGACCAATCCCGTCAAGGCCAAGTTGCGCCGCGGCGCGGTGGCCCTGGGCGTCGGTGTCGCGCTCGGCAGCCCAAACATCGTGGAGCTGCTCGCGCGGCAGGGATTCGATTGGATCTTGATCGACAACCAGCACGGCACCTGGGGGCGCGAGTCCACGTCGGCGGCGTTCATGGCGGCGCGGGCCGGCGGCGCGGTGCCCATTCCGCGGGTGCTCAGCAGCGAGTACACGGCCATCGGACATCTGCTCGACGAGGGCTGCACCGGGATCGTCGTTCCCATGGTGGATTCGCCCGAGGAAGCGGAGCAGGTCGTGCACGCCTGCAAGTATCCGCCCGCGGGCGGCCGATCGCTCGGCGCGGCGGGGGCGATCGCGCAGTGGCCGGAGTACATGAACCGGATCAACGACGAGCTGCTCATCATGGTGCAGATCGAGTCCAAGCAGGCCGCCGAGGCGGCAGACGAGATCATGGCGGTGGACGGCGTCGACGGCACGTGGGTCGGCCCGGCCGACCTGGCCGCATCCATCGGGCATGAGCAGGGAAGCACGGAGCACACGGATTGCGTCGTCGGCGTGTTCGACGCCTGCCGGAACCAGGGCAAGATCCCGGGCATCTCCGCCGGTCCGCCCGACTCCGCCAAGCGCTGGATCGAGCACGGCGCGCGCTTCGTGACCCTGGGCGCCGACGTGCTCTACGTGCTCCAGGGCGCGCAGGCCGAGCTTGAAGCCTTCGGCCGCGAGCCGGGGCTGGGGGACTGGTCGTAG
- a CDS encoding quinone oxidoreductase produces MKAIRVHTPGGIEALSYEDIPDPSPAPNEVLVRTEAAGVNYIDTYQRTGRYPVEPPFTLGMEGAGVVVEVGSEVTSLEAGDRVAHGTEIGSYAELQAVAADRLVRIPEALDTRTAAAVMLQGCTAHYLTTSSFPLRAGHTALVHAGAGGAGRLIIQMAKKSGAEVITTVGTPAKAEVAAAVGADHVINYREEDFLPKVRELTDGAGVDVVYDGVGKATFDRGLDCLKPRGYMVLFGAASGPVPPMDPQILNQKGSLFLARPSLGHHLITSEEFAWRTSSVLGWVADGSLELKIHGEYALADAAQAHTDLEGRATSGKLLLIP; encoded by the coding sequence ATGAAAGCCATTCGCGTCCACACGCCGGGCGGCATCGAGGCGCTCAGCTACGAAGACATCCCCGACCCGTCGCCCGCGCCCAACGAGGTCCTGGTGCGCACCGAAGCCGCCGGGGTGAACTACATCGACACCTACCAGCGCACCGGCCGCTACCCCGTCGAGCCGCCGTTCACGCTGGGCATGGAAGGCGCCGGCGTGGTGGTGGAGGTTGGGTCGGAGGTGACCTCCCTCGAGGCTGGCGATCGCGTCGCGCACGGCACCGAAATCGGCTCATATGCCGAGCTGCAGGCCGTCGCGGCCGACCGGCTGGTGCGCATTCCGGAAGCGCTGGACACCCGCACCGCCGCTGCCGTGATGCTCCAGGGCTGCACGGCGCACTACCTCACAACCTCGAGCTTCCCGCTGCGCGCCGGTCACACCGCGCTGGTGCACGCCGGCGCCGGCGGCGCCGGTCGCCTGATCATTCAGATGGCCAAGAAGTCCGGCGCGGAGGTCATCACCACCGTCGGCACACCCGCCAAGGCGGAAGTCGCGGCAGCCGTGGGCGCGGATCACGTCATCAACTACAGGGAAGAAGACTTTCTTCCCAAGGTCCGCGAGCTCACCGACGGGGCCGGCGTGGACGTGGTGTACGACGGCGTCGGGAAGGCGACCTTCGACCGCGGCCTCGATTGCCTCAAGCCGCGCGGCTACATGGTCCTGTTCGGCGCGGCCAGCGGCCCCGTGCCGCCCATGGACCCGCAGATCCTCAACCAGAAAGGATCGCTATTCCTGGCGCGTCCGAGCCTTGGGCACCATCTCATCACCTCCGAAGAGTTCGCCTGGCGCACCTCGTCCGTGCTCGGCTGGGTCGCGGACGGCTCGCTCGAGCTGAAGATCCACGGCGAATACGCCCTGGCCGACGCCGCCCAAGCCCACACCGACCTCGAAGGCCGCGCCACGAGCGGGAAGCTGCTGCTGATTCCCTAG
- a CDS encoding MFS transporter produces MRIPDVLQTLRPLIAGVYLPAFLMFFGVGMLTPTLPLFAAELGVNYTLVTLAVAVTGLGTLLWNVPAGLLQARWSEHRAAIVGVLAIAAATMAMGFTRDYTLVVVFRALAGIGMATWTISRMSHLVAAVPQHHRGRAMSLFGGIMRISLFPSPAVGGALAELVSYEACFLVAGLITVVGVLPMLLMRQRVERPLGSVPARHVAPASLWAVLRDHWRDLATAGTGHVLASAARAGRQVIIPIYGAFVLGLDAAEIGVVVSASSAIDMTLFPIAGYVMDRFGRKFTNAPSMVMLGASMAVLPLAQDFVGLIVVGLFAGVANGWGSGAMLTLGSDLAPRESPGPFLGVWQFMGNTGMTGGPLIVGVVADAAGPDATPFYLAAAGFASGLIFLLLVRETHRVRGQPATASA; encoded by the coding sequence GTGCGCATCCCCGACGTGCTCCAAACCCTGCGCCCGCTGATCGCCGGCGTGTACCTGCCGGCGTTCCTGATGTTCTTCGGCGTCGGGATGCTGACGCCGACGCTGCCGCTGTTCGCGGCGGAGCTGGGCGTGAACTACACGCTGGTGACGCTGGCGGTGGCGGTGACCGGGCTGGGCACGCTGCTGTGGAATGTCCCGGCCGGTCTGCTGCAGGCGCGTTGGAGCGAGCATCGCGCCGCGATTGTGGGGGTGCTCGCGATTGCGGCGGCGACGATGGCGATGGGTTTCACGCGCGACTACACCTTGGTGGTGGTCTTCCGCGCGCTGGCGGGGATCGGCATGGCGACTTGGACGATCTCGCGCATGTCGCACCTGGTGGCCGCCGTGCCGCAGCACCACCGGGGGCGCGCGATGTCGCTGTTCGGCGGGATCATGCGCATCAGCCTGTTTCCCAGTCCCGCCGTGGGCGGCGCCTTGGCCGAGTTGGTGAGCTACGAGGCGTGCTTCCTGGTGGCGGGCCTCATCACCGTCGTCGGCGTGCTGCCGATGTTGCTGATGCGGCAGCGGGTCGAGCGGCCGCTGGGCAGCGTTCCGGCGCGGCACGTGGCGCCGGCGAGCCTGTGGGCGGTGCTGCGGGATCACTGGCGCGACCTCGCCACGGCCGGCACGGGGCATGTGCTGGCATCGGCCGCCCGCGCGGGGCGGCAGGTAATCATTCCGATCTATGGGGCCTTCGTCCTCGGTCTGGACGCCGCCGAGATCGGCGTGGTGGTGAGCGCCTCGTCGGCCATCGACATGACGCTGTTTCCGATCGCGGGCTACGTGATGGACCGATTTGGGCGCAAGTTCACGAATGCGCCGTCGATGGTCATGCTCGGCGCGTCCATGGCCGTGCTGCCGCTGGCGCAGGACTTCGTTGGGCTCATTGTGGTGGGGCTGTTTGCGGGCGTGGCCAACGGGTGGGGGTCGGGCGCCATGCTGACCCTCGGCTCGGACCTGGCGCCCCGCGAGTCGCCGGGACCGTTCCTGGGCGTCTGGCAGTTCATGGGCAACACCGGCATGACGGGCGGGCCGCTGATCGTCGGCGTGGTGGCGGATGCCGCCGGTCCCGACGCGACGCCGTTCTACCTGGCGGCGGCGGGATTCGCCAGCGGGCTCATTTTCTTGCTGTTGGTGCGCGAGACGCACCGGGTGCGAGGTCAGCCGGCGACGGCGTCGGCGTAG
- the menC gene encoding o-succinylbenzoate synthase gives MRIDRLDVYYVRMPLIYPWRTAYGEDYDIDSVLVKATSGDHEAWAEATPFFAPHYVNECAGGVFYLVAEVFGPHVVGREYDTAQDLHDRLAFAKGNGFAKAAVELSWWTLESKITGTPVHRLLGGETRPVIAGADFGVQDSIDMLLGNMQQAVDAGFPRTKLKVRPGWDVDMLRAVRSTFPNHLIHIDCNSGYTLDDLDTFEAIDDLGLAFIEQPLGWNDILDHAELARAIETPICLDESARDLEMVQQAIRIGACHYVNIKPGRAGGFTNSVAMHDVCRDAGIPVWIGGMLESSVGAALCVELATLPNFTYPGDLFPSSKFYRQDLAEPALELEPDLTFSPATEGLPEPDPERLERMSTRHAVVTPPSA, from the coding sequence ATGCGCATCGACCGCCTGGACGTCTACTACGTCCGAATGCCGCTGATTTACCCCTGGCGCACCGCCTACGGCGAGGACTACGACATCGACTCGGTGCTCGTGAAGGCCACCAGCGGCGACCACGAGGCCTGGGCCGAGGCCACCCCGTTCTTCGCCCCGCACTACGTGAACGAGTGCGCCGGCGGCGTCTTCTACCTGGTGGCCGAGGTGTTTGGGCCGCACGTGGTGGGACGTGAGTACGACACCGCGCAGGACCTACACGACCGGCTTGCCTTCGCCAAGGGCAACGGCTTCGCCAAGGCGGCGGTCGAGCTGAGCTGGTGGACGCTGGAGTCAAAGATTACCGGCACGCCGGTCCATCGCCTGCTGGGCGGCGAGACGCGCCCCGTCATCGCCGGCGCCGATTTCGGCGTGCAGGATTCCATCGACATGCTGCTCGGCAACATGCAGCAGGCCGTGGACGCCGGCTTCCCGCGCACCAAGCTCAAGGTGCGGCCGGGCTGGGACGTCGACATGCTGCGCGCCGTGCGCTCGACGTTTCCGAATCACCTCATCCACATCGACTGCAACTCCGGCTACACCCTCGACGATCTCGACACCTTCGAGGCCATCGACGATCTGGGGCTGGCCTTCATCGAGCAGCCGCTGGGCTGGAACGACATCCTCGACCACGCCGAGCTGGCGCGAGCAATCGAGACCCCGATTTGCCTGGACGAGTCCGCCCGCGACCTCGAAATGGTCCAGCAGGCCATCCGCATCGGCGCCTGCCACTACGTCAACATCAAGCCCGGCCGCGCGGGCGGATTCACCAATTCCGTTGCGATGCACGACGTCTGCCGCGACGCCGGCATCCCCGTGTGGATCGGCGGGATGCTCGAGAGCTCCGTGGGCGCGGCGCTGTGCGTGGAGCTCGCGACGCTGCCCAACTTCACCTATCCCGGCGATCTGTTCCCGTCGTCCAAGTTCTACCGCCAGGACCTGGCGGAGCCAGCCCTGGAGTTGGAGCCCGATCTGACGTTTTCGCCGGCGACCGAGGGCCTTCCCGAACCCGACCCGGAGCGGCTGGAACGCATGTCGACCCGGCATGCCGTGGTAACGCCCCCGTCCGCGTAG